One Pseudomonas sp. C27(2019) DNA window includes the following coding sequences:
- the earP gene encoding elongation factor P maturation arginine rhamnosyltransferase EarP produces the protein MRARWDIFCRVIDNFGDIGVTWRLAQQLSQEHPFDVRLWVDDLSAFHAICSAVVSTAEQQVVDGVDVCLWPDESSITQYDCADVVIEAFACQLPESYIALMRSKQQVLWLNLEYLTAEPWAAECHALPSLQSGGLQKYFFFPGFTGQTGGLLREADLLSRRDAFLNSNTLRADYLASLAVQAQQGERLISLFAYANPALPSWLDALSQDSRSNRLLVLQGPLQSSVASWFAIKELKIGEIYQRGSLTVQALPYIEQKNFDQLLWCCDLNCVRGEDSFVRAQWAAKTLLWHIYPQQESAHLDKLEAFLSIYNNDLGEQAKHALNSLHRAWNQQDDMHAPWQQFVAQEHALQKHAKHWSAQQKKQPDLATKLACFYQDWL, from the coding sequence ATGCGTGCAAGATGGGATATCTTTTGCCGAGTCATCGATAACTTTGGTGATATTGGTGTGACCTGGCGCTTGGCTCAGCAATTAAGCCAAGAGCATCCGTTTGACGTGCGCCTGTGGGTGGATGATTTATCAGCGTTTCATGCGATTTGCTCAGCTGTGGTGAGCACTGCTGAACAGCAAGTGGTTGATGGCGTAGACGTCTGTTTATGGCCAGACGAAAGCTCAATAACACAATACGACTGTGCTGATGTGGTGATCGAAGCCTTTGCTTGTCAATTGCCTGAAAGCTATATCGCCCTGATGCGCAGCAAGCAGCAGGTACTCTGGCTTAACCTTGAATACCTTACTGCAGAGCCGTGGGCTGCTGAGTGTCATGCCTTGCCATCATTACAGAGCGGTGGTTTGCAGAAGTATTTCTTTTTCCCGGGTTTTACTGGGCAAACCGGTGGCTTGTTACGTGAGGCCGACTTGCTGAGCAGGCGAGATGCTTTTTTAAACTCAAATACATTACGTGCCGATTACTTGGCTTCTTTGGCAGTACAAGCGCAACAGGGCGAGCGCTTAATCAGCCTGTTTGCGTATGCCAACCCAGCGCTGCCTAGCTGGCTTGATGCTTTAAGTCAGGACAGCCGCAGCAACCGCTTACTGGTCTTGCAGGGTCCGCTGCAGAGCAGTGTGGCCAGCTGGTTTGCAATAAAAGAACTCAAGATCGGAGAAATATACCAACGCGGCAGCTTAACTGTGCAAGCCTTGCCCTATATTGAGCAAAAAAACTTTGATCAGTTGCTGTGGTGTTGTGATCTCAATTGTGTGCGTGGTGAAGACTCATTTGTGCGTGCGCAGTGGGCTGCTAAAACGCTGCTTTGGCATATTTATCCGCAGCAAGAGAGTGCGCATCTGGATAAGCTTGAAGCGTTCTTATCGATCTACAACAATGACTTAGGAGAACAAGCTAAGCATGCTCTAAATAGTTTGCACCGCGCTTGGAACCAGCAAGACGATATGCATGCGCCATGGCAGCAGTTTGTCGCGCAGGAACACGCACTGCAAAAGCATGCCAAACATTGGTCAGCACAGCAAAAAAAACAGCCTGATCTTGCAACAAAGCTGGCGTGTTTCTATCAAGATTGGCTATGA
- a CDS encoding aromatic amino acid transporter, translating to MTAIHTLSKPTRFGGAMIVAGTAIGAGMLANPTATSGVWFVGSVLLLLYVWFCMYVSGLMLLEATLHFPQGASFHTVVKGLLGPRWNIITGLAVTFVLYSLTYAYIFVGGGLTQNSLSALSGWVFDQPLQPSRQLASVVFLLVLATSVWVSTKLVDRFATVLIGGMLISFFLSTGSLIQSATASVLLNLPVQDQHSYWPYIWAALPVCLASFGYHGNVPSLVSYYNKHAQPVARSILWGSLLALAMYVLWQLAVQGNLPRAEFAPVIAADGDVAVLLQVLSTYVKTDNIGRILSAFAYMAIASSFLGVTLGLFDYIRDLCHFSDTAGGRFKAALLTFLPPLFACLAFPTGFVKVMGYVGLMAAIWAALVPALLVRASRKRFTSTSYQVFGGTFMIGFVLLFAVAAFFAQVLLLLQALPVFKG from the coding sequence ATGACAGCCATACACACCCTCTCTAAACCCACCCGCTTCGGCGGAGCAATGATTGTTGCTGGCACTGCAATTGGTGCTGGCATGTTGGCCAATCCGACTGCTACTTCGGGTGTTTGGTTTGTTGGCTCTGTCTTGTTGTTACTGTACGTGTGGTTTTGCATGTACGTCTCTGGTTTGATGTTATTGGAAGCTACATTGCACTTCCCGCAAGGGGCGAGCTTTCATACCGTGGTTAAGGGTTTGCTGGGACCACGCTGGAATATAATCACAGGGCTTGCTGTTACTTTTGTTCTGTACTCGCTCACTTATGCCTATATTTTTGTTGGCGGTGGCTTAACGCAAAATAGCCTATCAGCACTCAGTGGCTGGGTATTTGATCAACCGTTACAACCATCACGGCAGTTGGCCTCAGTTGTATTTTTGCTAGTGCTGGCCACCTCAGTCTGGGTTTCTACCAAGCTGGTAGATCGTTTTGCAACAGTGCTCATTGGTGGCATGCTGATCAGTTTCTTTTTATCAACGGGTTCACTTATACAGAGCGCCACAGCAAGTGTCTTATTGAATCTACCCGTGCAGGATCAACACAGCTATTGGCCTTACATTTGGGCGGCATTACCGGTGTGTTTGGCGTCGTTTGGTTACCATGGCAATGTGCCAAGTTTAGTCAGTTACTACAATAAACATGCACAACCGGTTGCGCGCAGCATTTTATGGGGTTCATTACTGGCCTTGGCTATGTACGTGTTATGGCAGCTGGCGGTGCAGGGTAACTTACCGCGCGCAGAGTTTGCGCCGGTGATTGCTGCTGATGGTGATGTGGCTGTGCTGCTGCAGGTGTTATCGACATATGTGAAAACTGACAACATTGGCAGAATTTTAAGTGCTTTTGCTTATATGGCCATTGCCAGTTCGTTTTTAGGGGTGACACTTGGCTTGTTTGATTACATTCGTGATCTGTGCCATTTCAGCGATACAGCCGGTGGGCGCTTCAAAGCGGCACTGCTGACTTTTTTACCGCCACTATTTGCATGCTTAGCCTTTCCTACAGGCTTTGTGAAAGTAATGGGCTACGTCGGGCTTATGGCGGCTATTTGGGCTGCGTTAGTGCCTGCATTACTGGTTCGTGCCAGCCGTAAGCGTTTTACGTCAACAAGCTATCAAGTGTTTGGCGGCACATTTATGATTGGTTTTGTTTTGCTATTTGCCGTAGCAGCTTTCTTTGCGCAGGTATTATTGTTGCTACAAGCGCTGCCTGTGTTTAAGGGCTAA
- a CDS encoding cation diffusion facilitator family transporter has protein sequence MRTTSVVGAIVNLVLTIAKVVFGVIGQSHALIADGVHSLADLSTDLMVWFAAKYSNQPADKEHPYGHARIETAFTVGLGVVLILTAIGIVVDSAQRLLNPETLLQPTSIVLWIAAISILANEGLYHYTMRVARQFNSGLLKANAWHHRSDAISSVVVLLGVAGSLMGLPYLDAFAALAVALMIGHVGWTQAWTSIRELVDTGLEPKTASALKRIIKTIEGVQGVHMLRSRRMGGVYLIDVHIVVDERLSVSEGHKISEYVRLKLIDSHEYISDALVHIDAEDDSVAALCTDSPMRREVLTDLRRVWADQIEAEELEQVTLHYLNGKVHVDLVRSMQTVDANAQQLIERLQEQAQALDYIGEVKVLYRYP, from the coding sequence ATGCGCACAACCAGTGTCGTAGGCGCCATTGTTAATTTGGTTTTGACCATTGCCAAAGTTGTTTTTGGCGTTATTGGTCAGTCACATGCCTTGATCGCTGATGGTGTGCATTCTTTAGCCGACTTAAGTACCGACTTGATGGTGTGGTTCGCAGCCAAATACAGTAATCAGCCTGCTGATAAAGAGCATCCTTACGGGCATGCGCGGATTGAAACAGCATTCACTGTTGGTTTAGGAGTGGTGCTAATCCTTACCGCGATTGGTATCGTGGTTGACTCAGCGCAGCGCTTACTCAACCCAGAAACCCTGCTGCAGCCAACCTCAATAGTGCTATGGATTGCTGCTATCTCAATTTTGGCTAACGAAGGCTTGTATCACTACACCATGCGCGTTGCTCGCCAGTTCAATTCAGGTTTACTGAAGGCTAACGCGTGGCATCACCGCTCTGATGCGATTTCCTCGGTTGTCGTACTGCTGGGCGTGGCCGGTAGTCTGATGGGCTTGCCCTATCTAGATGCCTTTGCCGCTCTTGCTGTGGCTTTGATGATTGGTCATGTTGGCTGGACTCAGGCCTGGACATCCATACGTGAGTTGGTGGACACGGGCTTGGAACCGAAAACAGCTTCTGCCTTAAAGCGCATCATTAAAACGATTGAAGGTGTGCAGGGCGTACATATGTTGCGTAGCCGACGCATGGGTGGTGTGTATCTTATTGATGTGCATATTGTTGTGGATGAGCGCTTAAGTGTCTCTGAGGGGCACAAAATCTCAGAGTATGTACGCTTAAAGCTGATTGACTCGCATGAGTATATTAGCGATGCCTTAGTCCACATTGATGCTGAAGATGATTCAGTTGCGGCACTCTGTACTGATTCACCAATGCGTAGGGAAGTGCTGACAGATTTACGCAGGGTTTGGGCTGATCAGATTGAGGCTGAAGAATTGGAACAGGTAACCTTGCACTACCTAAACGGCAAAGTACACGTGGATTTAGTACGCAGCATGCAGACAGTTGATGCCAATGCTCAACAGCTCATTGAGCGTTTGCAGGAGCAGGCACAAGCTCTGGATTACATTGGTGAGGTAAAGGTTTTATACCGCTACCCATAG
- a CDS encoding YgiQ family radical SAM protein: MHAAKPLYDYPKYWAECFGPAPFLPMSRAEMDQLGWDSCDVIIVTGDAYVDHPSFGMAVIGRVLEAQGFRVGIISQPDWRNKDDFMQLGEPNLFFGVAAGNMDSMINRYTADRKVRSDDAYTAGALAGKRPDRASLVYTQRCKEAYSNTPIVLGGIEASLRRIAHYDYWQDSVRRSILMDSTADILLYGNAERAIVEVAQRLSWGESIADIDDIRGTSFIRRNTPSDWFELDSTRIDRPGRVDRIINPYINTQDTEACAVEQQSAAQTGQDDVQIVQLLDHPRLTRERTVIRIPSFEKVRNDPVLYAHANRVLHLETNPGNARALVQRHDNQDVWLNPPPIPLTTEEMDYVFGLPYARVPHPIYGKAKIPAYETIRFSINIMRGCFGGCTFCSITEHEGRIIQNRSHDSIVQEIEDMRDKVPGFTGVVSDLGGPTANMYRLACSSPEIEAACRKPSCVFPGICQNLNTDHTSLIELYRKARDIPGVKKVLIASGLRYDLAVESPEYVRELVTHHVGGYLKIAPEHTEEGPLEHMMKPGIGNYDRFRKMFERFTKEAGKEQYLIPYFIAAHPGTTDTDMLNLALWLKKNNFRADQVQAFYPSPMATATAMYHSGKNPLRKVTYKSPATEIVKSEEQRRLHKAFLRYHDPKSWPQIREALMRMGRSDLIGDGKQHLIPAQQPHADGYRSARRKNSTPAKGEKAARPLLTQHTGLPPRTTGATDDKPQWHKREQAKAAAEAKLRAERGKKPAAKGGKRKPAKPR, translated from the coding sequence ATGCACGCTGCTAAACCCTTATACGACTATCCTAAATATTGGGCTGAATGTTTCGGCCCGGCACCTTTTTTACCAATGTCACGTGCAGAAATGGATCAACTGGGTTGGGATTCTTGCGATGTCATCATTGTGACTGGTGATGCTTACGTTGATCACCCATCATTTGGTATGGCAGTGATTGGCCGTGTATTAGAAGCACAGGGGTTTCGCGTAGGCATTATTAGCCAGCCTGACTGGCGTAATAAAGATGACTTTATGCAACTGGGTGAGCCAAACCTGTTTTTTGGTGTGGCCGCCGGCAATATGGACTCAATGATTAACCGTTATACTGCTGATCGTAAAGTGCGCTCAGATGACGCCTACACTGCCGGTGCTCTAGCCGGCAAGCGACCCGACCGCGCTAGTTTGGTCTACACTCAGCGTTGTAAAGAAGCGTACAGCAACACGCCTATTGTCTTAGGTGGCATCGAGGCCTCTTTGCGTCGCATCGCCCATTATGATTATTGGCAAGACAGCGTTCGACGTTCAATTTTAATGGACTCTACGGCAGATATTCTACTGTACGGTAACGCCGAGCGTGCCATTGTCGAAGTGGCACAGCGCTTATCCTGGGGCGAGTCGATTGCTGATATCGATGATATTCGAGGCACATCTTTTATTCGTCGCAATACGCCCAGCGATTGGTTTGAGCTCGATTCAACTCGCATTGACCGTCCAGGCCGTGTGGATCGAATTATCAATCCGTATATCAATACACAAGACACTGAAGCCTGTGCTGTTGAGCAGCAAAGCGCTGCGCAGACTGGCCAAGATGACGTGCAGATTGTGCAGCTGCTCGATCACCCACGCTTAACCCGTGAGCGCACCGTGATCCGTATCCCGTCCTTTGAAAAGGTCCGCAACGATCCGGTCCTCTATGCGCACGCTAACCGCGTGCTGCACTTAGAAACCAACCCTGGCAACGCCCGTGCCTTAGTGCAACGCCATGACAATCAGGATGTTTGGCTCAACCCACCACCGATCCCATTGACCACTGAAGAAATGGATTATGTGTTTGGCCTGCCCTATGCGCGCGTACCACACCCTATATATGGCAAAGCAAAAATCCCTGCGTACGAAACCATTCGTTTTTCAATCAATATTATGCGCGGCTGCTTTGGTGGCTGTACGTTCTGCTCAATTACTGAACATGAAGGCCGGATTATTCAAAACCGGTCGCACGACTCAATTGTGCAAGAAATTGAAGACATGCGCGATAAGGTTCCCGGCTTTACTGGGGTGGTATCCGACCTTGGTGGCCCCACAGCAAATATGTACCGTTTGGCCTGTAGCAGCCCTGAAATTGAAGCCGCCTGCCGTAAACCATCCTGCGTATTCCCGGGTATTTGCCAGAACCTCAATACCGACCACACATCATTGATTGAGTTGTACCGCAAAGCCCGAGATATTCCAGGCGTTAAGAAAGTATTGATTGCCTCAGGGCTGCGCTATGACCTCGCAGTAGAGTCACCTGAGTATGTACGCGAACTGGTTACCCATCACGTTGGTGGTTACCTAAAAATTGCTCCAGAACACACGGAAGAAGGCCCGCTTGAGCACATGATGAAGCCGGGCATTGGCAATTACGATCGCTTTCGTAAAATGTTTGAGCGCTTCACCAAGGAAGCTGGTAAAGAACAGTATCTTATTCCCTACTTTATTGCTGCGCACCCCGGAACTACTGACACGGATATGCTGAATCTGGCTCTGTGGCTGAAGAAAAACAACTTCCGCGCTGATCAGGTGCAGGCATTTTACCCATCGCCAATGGCCACGGCGACGGCTATGTACCATTCAGGTAAAAACCCACTGCGTAAAGTCACCTATAAAAGCCCAGCCACTGAGATTGTGAAAAGCGAAGAGCAGCGCCGATTACATAAAGCGTTCTTGCGCTACCACGATCCAAAGTCATGGCCGCAAATCCGTGAAGCGCTAATGCGTATGGGTCGCTCTGACTTGATTGGCGATGGCAAGCAGCATTTAATCCCTGCGCAGCAGCCACACGCTGACGGTTATCGCAGTGCACGCCGCAAAAATTCCACACCAGCTAAAGGCGAAAAAGCAGCACGCCCACTACTAACCCAACACACGGGCTTGCCGCCACGCACGACAGGTGCGACAGATGACAAGCCTCAATGGCATAAACGCGAGCAGGCTAAAGCAGCCGCTGAAGCCAAGTTGCGCGCGGAAAGAGGTAAAAAACCTGCGGCTAAAGGCGGCAAACGCAAACCTGCTAAGCCGCGTTAA